One part of the Lytechinus pictus isolate F3 Inbred chromosome 3, Lp3.0, whole genome shotgun sequence genome encodes these proteins:
- the LOC135153434 gene encoding uncharacterized protein LOC135153434, giving the protein MILADGGFKVKGWTSNIQLKGPEANETEKTMMESLAEEKVLGVFWDREKDEFSYRVKVDKFMDKRLTKRIILSQVARIFDPIGYTAPFVIRAKIGLQQLWENGYDWDAVLPDECQLEWKRFFQEMEELKEVTFERCLTPKEAVGKPLLCIFSDASMHAFGACAYLRWEMDGGGYMTRFVAAKSRVAPLKPLTVPRLELQAAVLASRLYKTILEELRIEIEDVILMTDSTIALSWIRGRAKTFKTFVATRVGEIQTSTDPSKWRHISGESNIADVLSRGLKASELVGSWQRGPDFLQKSAFDWPDEVKVREDLPDVEKERRNEKTVLNVSQSYHLIDYERFSNWRKLVRVAALGIKFVKKLKARRQNQEKETSIEITPTELDDGEKYIIRDVQNGMESRIKKGELKSLSPFIDDYGIIRVGGRIDKAITSFKQKHPALLPYGHHVSRLITRHVHETSHSGVAATMAKIRLKYWILHGHKLAKTVKYRCTRCRVFQHKTETQQMSDLPKERLAPSTPPFHFTSCDYLGPLTVKVGRNKTAKYYGVIFTCLNTRAVHLELAVDCSTMEFMQVLRRFFSIRGQSTMIMSDNGTQFIGAERELRKMMEGLSDNELKDFCAERGTTWKFVTPGAPHQNGCAESLVKSCKHALKKGVR; this is encoded by the coding sequence ATGATTCTTGCTGATGGTGGGTTTAAGGTGAAAGGCTGGACTTCCAACATACAGCTAAAAGGTCCAGAGGCAAACGAAACGGAGAAAACTATGATGGAAAGTCTAGCAGAGGAAAAGGTGCTAGGAGTCTTCTGGGATAGAGAGAAGGATGAGTTCTCTTACAGAGTGAAAGTTGACAAGTTCATGGATAAGAGACTAACCAAGAGAATCATCCTCAGTCAGGTTGCCAGAATCTTTGATCCGATTGGCTATACAGCACCGTTTGTCATCCGGGCTAAAATTGGACTACAGCAACTATGGGAAAATGGCTATGACTGGGATGCAGTTCTTCCAGATGAATGTCAATTGGAATGGAAAAGATTCTTTCAAGAAATGGAAGAGCTCAAGGAGGTAACATTTGAAAGATGTCTGACTCCGAAGGAGGCAGTGGGTAAGCCGCTGCTCTGTATCTTCAGTGATGCTTCGATGCATGCCTTTGGAGCGTGTGCATACCTGAGGTGGGAAATGGATGGTGGAGGCTACATGACTAGATTTGTGGCAGCAAAATCACGAGTGGCACCACTCAAGCCACTAACAGTTCCACGCCTTGAGCTTCAGGCTGCAGTTCTTGCGAGTAGGTTATATAAGACGATATTGGAGGAGCTGAGGATTGAAATTGAGGATGTCATTTTAATGACAGACAGTACGATCGCCCTCTCGTGGATTAGAGGTAGGGCGAAAACCTTCAAGACGTTTGTTGCAACAAGAGTGGGAGAAATCCAGACCAGTACAGACCCCAGCAAATGGAGACACATCTCTGGAGAAAGCAACATAGCAGATGTGTTATCAAGAGGACTGAAGGCAAGTGAGCTGGTGGGGTCATGGCAACGGGGTCCAGACTTTCTTCAAAAGTCAGCATTTGATTGGCCTGACGAAGTCAAGGTTCGTGAGGACCTTCCTGATGTTGAGAAGGAGAGGCGTAACGAGAAGACAGTTCTAAATGTGTCTCAGAGTTATCATCTGATTGATTACGAGAGGTTCTCTAACTGGAGGAAACTGGTCAGAGTAGCAGCATTGGGGATAAAGTTTGTAAAGAAACTCAAGGCCAGACGGCAGAATCAGGAAAAAGAGACCAGTATAGAGATTACGCCCACAGAACTAGATGACGGAGAAAAGTACATCATTAGAGATGTACAAAATGGCATGGAGTCTCGGATCAAGAAAGGAGAGCTGAAGTCTTTGAGTCCGTTCATTGATGACTACGGTATCATACGGGTTGGAGGCAGGATAGATAAAGCAATTACGTCATTCAAGCAGAAGCATCCTGCCCTGCTTCCATATGGACATCATGTTTCAAGACTGATTACTCGTCATGTACATGAGACGAGTCACAGTGGAGTAGCTGCAACCATGGCAAAGATAAGACTGAAATACTGGATTCTTCATGGTCACAAACTTGCCAAGACAGTTAAGTATAGATGTACCAGGTGCAGAGTGTTTCAGCACAAGACAGAGACCCAACAGATGTCAGACCTACCAAAAGAGAGATTGGCCCCAAGTACACCACCATTCCACTTCACTTCATGTGATTATTTAGGGCCGCTAACGGTGAAAGTGGGACGCAACAAGACAGCAAAATATTATGGTGTGATATTCACCTGCTTGAACACTCGCGCTGTTCATCTGGAACTGGCAGTGGATTGTAGTACGATGGAATTCATGCAGGTGCTAAGACGTTTCTTCTCTATCAGAGGACAATCGACGATGATCATGAGCGACAATGGTACCCAGTTCATAGGTGCAGAACGAGAACTAAGGAAGATGATGGAAGGACTGTCTGACAACGAGCTGAAGGACTTTTGTGCAGAGAGAGGCACTACATGGAAGTTTGTAACTCCAGGGGCACCACATCAAAACGGGTGCGCTGAATCTTTGGTCAAGAGTTGCAAGCATGCATTGAAAAAGGGCGTTAGGTGA
- the LOC135153433 gene encoding uncharacterized protein LOC135153433 codes for MGVACPDKEVDEQKFIIKACQKKGRQWLVPYPWQRNPKELPDNKVLVEKMLCATEKRLLKDAEHAKAYDDQIKEMVRMGFARKMTNEEMESYEGPVHYIPHHAVLRPEKKSTPIRIVFNSSSVYAGKCLNDFWMKGPDLLNNLFGVILRFRERSVAVCADISKMYHRVLIPESDQHVHRFLWRDLQVNRKPDTYVMQVVTFGDKPAPAMAQTALRLTAEEGRAQSPEAAEVLKKRYIHG; via the coding sequence ATGGGAGTGGCCTGTCCAGATAAAGAGGTAGATGAACAGAAGTTTATCATCAAGGCTTGTCAGAAGAAAGGACGACAGTGGCTGGTTCCATATCCATGGCAGAGAAACCCAAAGGAACTGCCAGACAACAAGGTACTGGTGGAAAAAATGCTCTGTGCTACAGAAAAAAGGTTGCTGAAGGATGCCGAGCATGCCAAAGCCTATGATGATCAAATCAAAGAAATGGTACGGATGGGTTTCGCAAGGAAAATGACAAATGAGGAAATGGAGTCGTATGAGGGCCCTGTGCATTATATTCCTCATCATGCAGTGTTGCGACCGGAAAAGAAGAGCACACCGATAAGAATTGTCTTCAATTCCTCTTCAGTGTATGCTGGCAAGTGTCTCAACGACTTCTGGATGAAAGGCCCTGACCTCTTAAATAACTTGTTTGGAGTCATCCTACGTTTCCGGGAGAGGTCAGTAGCAGTTTGTGCAGATATCTCAAAAATGTACCACAGGGTGCTGATACCCGAGTCTGATCAGCACGTACACAGGTTTTTATGGAGAGATTTGCAAGTGAACAGAAAGCCTGATACGTATGTGATGCAAGTCGTGACGTTTGGAGATAAGCCGGCTCCAGCAATGGCGCAGACAGCACTGAGACTCACCGCAGAAGAGGGGCGTGCTCAGTCTCCAGAGGCTGCAGAAGTATTGAAAAAGAGATACATACATGGATGA
- the LOC129283956 gene encoding guanosine-3',5'-bis(diphosphate) 3'-pyrophosphohydrolase MESH1-like: protein PTDHLTDQLTSTRITSELITRRSCVECSPKINKKGLKCVARILAKEAGVSDLATLQAAILHDTVEDTDTTFEEIEKHFGKEVRDIVDDVTDDKSLPKMERKRRQIEHAPHCCPKAKLVKLADKLYNLRDLDQEIPQGWTKERAQEYFQWASQVVQGLRGTNKEMEASLDELFAKHGVVVET, encoded by the exons ccaaccgatcacctgaccgatcagctgaccagtacgCGTATCACTTCGGAGTTGATCACTCGTCGCAGCTGTGTGGAATGCTCaccgaaaatcaacaaaaagggcctgaaat GTGTTGCTCGAATCCTAGCCAAGGAAGCAGGGGTTTCTGATCTAGCTACTCTTCAG GCTGCCATTCTCCACGACACTGTTGAAGACACTGATACGACTTTTGAAGAGATTGAAAAACATTTTGGAAAGGAAGTACGAGACatcgttgatgatgtcacagatgacaAGTCCCTCCCAAAGATGGAACGGAAGCGGAGGCAGATAGAGCACGCCCCCCACTGCTGCCCGAAGGCCAAGCTGGTGAAGCTGGCTGATAAACTGTATAACCTCAGGGACTTGGACCAGGAGATACCACAGGGCTGGACCAAGGAGCGGGCCCAGGAGTACTTCCAATGGGCATCACAGGTGGTCCAGGGTCTCAGGGGCACTAATAAAGAGATGGAAGCAAGCCTGGATGAACTTTTTGCAAAACATGGTGTTGTAGTTGAAACATAG